In Neokomagataea tanensis, one genomic interval encodes:
- a CDS encoding alpha/beta fold hydrolase: protein MSLQKVLYEVAGHRTDRRRYTPEHRPVVVFLHGLFGRARNLGFLQRATAGTFRTLAPDLRNHGDSPHGPVSYAAMAQDVLETLDALNIQKFSIVGHSMGGKVAMQLALTSPERVQRLFVADMAPAPTRHGQSAMIERFKSFTFPDHLERKEALTLLDPITGSRAVSELMCQNLKLGEKPGWAIGFDALAAEIAHIEGWEAPSTQPYLGPALFLRGENSPYVQEQHYPLIKALFPQALIQTLPDAGHWLHVDQPKAFLSVMTPFLLNE, encoded by the coding sequence ATGTCTCTACAGAAGGTTCTTTATGAAGTTGCAGGTCATCGAACGGACCGACGGCGATACACCCCCGAACATCGCCCCGTAGTCGTTTTTCTGCACGGTCTTTTCGGACGGGCACGCAACTTGGGTTTCCTACAGCGTGCGACTGCTGGAACTTTCCGTACACTTGCACCGGATTTGCGCAATCACGGTGATAGCCCACACGGCCCCGTATCTTACGCAGCAATGGCACAAGATGTGCTCGAAACGCTGGATGCTCTGAACATTCAAAAATTCTCAATCGTTGGACACTCCATGGGGGGAAAAGTGGCTATGCAACTTGCCCTGACCTCGCCTGAGCGTGTCCAGAGACTATTTGTAGCTGACATGGCACCCGCACCAACGCGCCACGGCCAAAGCGCAATGATTGAGCGTTTTAAATCCTTTACGTTTCCCGATCATCTGGAACGCAAAGAGGCACTTACCCTGCTTGACCCGATTACCGGTAGCCGCGCTGTTTCAGAGCTGATGTGCCAAAATCTCAAACTTGGGGAGAAACCGGGCTGGGCTATAGGCTTCGATGCATTGGCTGCAGAAATTGCCCATATCGAAGGATGGGAAGCGCCATCGACCCAGCCTTACCTTGGGCCTGCTCTCTTCCTCCGCGGTGAGAACTCCCCTTATGTACAGGAACAGCACTACCCTCTTATCAAAGCCCTGTTTCCACAAGCTCTCATTCAAACTCTGCCCGATGCAGGACACTGGCTTCATGTTGACCAACCAAAGGCTTTTTTGTCGGTCATGACGCCTTTTCTCCTGAACGAATAA
- a CDS encoding RidA family protein, producing the protein MADVNYEERLAALGITLPEAAAPVANYLATSRTGNTLIVSGQLPLVDGKLLALGKLGQDVDAETGVACAKACLTNVIAQAKAALGGDLSRVRKVVRLGGFIACTSDFTAHAGVMNGASDLAVEVFGDAGRHARSTIGVPSLPLNAPVEVEAWFEVD; encoded by the coding sequence ATGGCTGATGTAAATTACGAAGAGCGTCTTGCTGCTTTAGGCATTACTTTGCCAGAGGCAGCGGCTCCTGTAGCAAATTATCTGGCAACATCACGGACGGGGAATACGCTGATTGTTTCAGGTCAACTCCCGTTGGTTGATGGTAAATTGCTGGCCCTCGGTAAGCTCGGGCAAGACGTGGATGCGGAAACGGGTGTTGCTTGCGCAAAAGCATGCTTGACCAATGTCATTGCACAGGCAAAGGCGGCGTTAGGGGGAGACTTATCCCGTGTACGCAAAGTCGTGCGTTTGGGAGGCTTTATTGCATGTACATCTGACTTCACAGCACATGCTGGTGTTATGAACGGTGCGTCTGACTTGGCTGTTGAAGTGTTTGGAGATGCCGGGCGTCATGCACGCTCGACCATTGGCGTACCAAGTTTGCCGCTCAATGCGCCCGTTGAAGTCGAAGCATGGTTTGAAGTCGACTGA
- the flgF gene encoding flagellar basal-body rod protein FlgF encodes MENTTYIALSKMDAQQRAMSVIATNMANASTVGFKREDVLFSDYLSQQRATHQPAGAESEAYTQDRATYRDVQQGDLQQTGNALDLALGGQGYFQVQTANGVRLTRAGKFEQQADGSIVDESGNALLDRAGRAIKIPAGDQNISISSDGVLSTESGDQAQIAVVSVADENALKAEGGHLFATSQPTQPVAQPHMAQGMLEGSNVQMMSEVTKMLDIQRNFQFMAQFINAEATRQQNAIDKIVQVSA; translated from the coding sequence TTGGAAAATACAACCTACATAGCTTTGTCAAAAATGGACGCGCAGCAGCGTGCGATGTCCGTCATAGCGACAAACATGGCAAACGCATCGACCGTTGGCTTTAAACGGGAAGATGTTTTGTTCAGCGATTATTTATCCCAGCAACGCGCAACTCACCAACCTGCTGGAGCAGAGAGTGAAGCCTATACGCAGGATCGCGCTACGTATCGTGATGTGCAGCAGGGTGATTTGCAGCAAACGGGTAATGCGCTGGATTTAGCTTTAGGCGGACAAGGGTATTTTCAGGTTCAAACCGCTAACGGTGTGCGTTTGACGCGTGCTGGGAAGTTTGAACAACAAGCAGATGGCAGCATCGTTGACGAAAGCGGAAACGCTTTATTGGACAGGGCCGGACGTGCCATCAAAATACCGGCTGGTGACCAGAATATAAGCATCTCCAGTGATGGAGTTCTGTCGACCGAAAGCGGGGATCAGGCGCAAATAGCTGTTGTCTCTGTCGCAGATGAAAATGCCTTGAAAGCAGAAGGCGGACATCTTTTCGCGACGAGCCAACCGACGCAACCTGTAGCTCAACCTCATATGGCACAGGGTATGCTCGAAGGTAGCAACGTTCAAATGATGAGCGAAGTGACCAAGATGCTCGATATCCAACGAAATTTTCAATTCATGGCGCAATTCATCAATGCGGAAGCGACCCGCCAACAAAATGCCATCGATAAAATTGTTCAGGTCTCGGCCTGA
- the flgG gene encoding flagellar basal-body rod protein FlgG, with translation MRSLDIAGTGMQAQQTNVETISNNIANMSTTGYKRARAEFQDLMYQDLRRVGTTSSDSGTTVPSGAQIGLGVKTAAIYRINDQGSLEQTSNSLDLAVQGRGYFQVQLPSGQMAYTRDGTFSMDANGSLVTADGYAVNPGITIPSNAQNVSIDQSGQVSVTVAGQNTATVIGQLQLATFANENGLAAMGQNLLTQTAASGDAQIGTPNTTGYGGVMQGYVEKSNVNVVSEITDLITAQRAYEMNSKVITSSDEMMQTLTNLGGR, from the coding sequence ATGCGGTCACTCGATATTGCTGGAACTGGCATGCAGGCTCAGCAAACCAATGTTGAGACAATTTCCAACAATATCGCGAATATGAGTACAACGGGCTATAAGCGTGCCCGGGCTGAATTTCAGGACCTGATGTATCAAGATTTACGCCGCGTCGGGACAACATCCTCAGATTCGGGCACGACTGTTCCTTCTGGCGCTCAGATTGGCTTGGGTGTGAAAACAGCTGCTATTTACCGGATCAATGATCAGGGCAGTTTGGAACAAACAAGCAATTCGTTGGATCTGGCCGTTCAAGGCCGGGGTTATTTTCAAGTTCAGCTTCCATCAGGGCAGATGGCTTATACCCGTGATGGAACATTCTCGATGGATGCAAATGGCTCGTTGGTGACAGCCGACGGTTATGCCGTTAATCCAGGTATTACAATTCCATCAAACGCCCAAAATGTTAGCATCGATCAGTCGGGACAGGTGAGCGTCACGGTAGCGGGCCAAAACACCGCGACGGTAATTGGACAATTGCAGCTTGCGACCTTTGCCAATGAAAATGGACTCGCAGCGATGGGGCAAAACTTGCTTACGCAAACGGCAGCATCGGGGGACGCGCAAATCGGTACTCCCAACACAACGGGTTATGGGGGGGTGATGCAGGGTTACGTTGAAAAATCCAACGTCAATGTTGTTTCGGAAATTACAGACCTCATTACGGCTCAGCGCGCATATGAGATGAATAGTAAAGTTATAACATCATCGGATGAAATGATGCAGACGTTGACGAATCTGGGTGGACGATAA
- the flgA gene encoding flagellar basal body P-ring formation chaperone FlgA, which yields MSHSLAATLRPSVELDHARVRLSDLFAGLAPGQDVEIGDAPAFGDHYTVGGEQLTAIAAQFAVDWPGASPLVSVTLTRKARWITEDDVLPLVKQALILPDQAEVDLTLENFKAVAVPSQDQGGVVLVRVEHPGGGGHFTARFRVPNHEGGLGTFFTVTGNVQANIPTIILKKTVKPGQVIMPEDVTTGLSPVGSVPEDALSSGQEAIGLVTRYAAKAGTVLGASQLVRPQLVHRGSPVVVTYHGPNVSLTVSGTVLEAGGRGDTVHVYNMSSKMILTGKVVGQSSVDVLDGVAPLVVGTRIRETLNNLPTL from the coding sequence ATGTCTCACTCTCTTGCGGCAACTTTACGCCCTTCGGTGGAGCTGGACCATGCACGGGTGCGTTTGTCAGATTTGTTTGCAGGTCTGGCACCGGGGCAGGATGTTGAGATCGGAGATGCTCCAGCTTTTGGGGACCATTATACAGTAGGGGGTGAGCAATTAACGGCTATAGCGGCACAATTTGCTGTGGATTGGCCGGGTGCTTCCCCTCTTGTTTCGGTTACATTGACCCGTAAAGCACGGTGGATCACGGAAGATGACGTTCTGCCCTTGGTCAAGCAAGCGCTGATCCTACCTGATCAAGCAGAAGTCGACCTGACTTTAGAGAACTTTAAAGCCGTGGCAGTGCCATCCCAAGATCAGGGGGGCGTGGTGTTGGTAAGGGTCGAGCATCCAGGCGGCGGAGGACATTTTACGGCGCGTTTTCGCGTACCGAACCATGAAGGTGGTCTGGGAACATTTTTTACCGTGACGGGAAATGTACAAGCCAATATTCCGACAATTATTCTGAAAAAAACGGTCAAGCCTGGGCAGGTTATCATGCCTGAGGATGTTACGACGGGGTTATCCCCTGTAGGTTCCGTGCCTGAGGATGCGCTTTCTTCGGGGCAAGAAGCAATCGGTTTGGTCACACGTTACGCTGCAAAAGCGGGCACGGTTTTAGGGGCTTCGCAGCTGGTACGGCCGCAATTAGTGCATCGTGGTTCGCCGGTTGTGGTGACCTACCACGGCCCGAATGTAAGCCTCACTGTATCTGGAACGGTATTAGAGGCAGGAGGGAGGGGCGACACGGTCCACGTCTACAACATGAGCAGCAAAATGATTCTCACAGGCAAGGTCGTCGGGCAGAGCAGTGTTGATGTGCTGGACGGAGTGGCACCGCTTGTTGTTGGGACGCGTATTCGTGAGACTTTGAATAATTTGCCGACATTGTGA
- a CDS encoding superinfection immunity protein — protein MHYDLYNEDIFQSGGLFLFISIVMMVILGGIYFLPSIIAIIKKSEYVGLICVINLFLGITFIGWLTALYMALTMPSRALRIPPPPPAQGGYGYYGSDPSNVPPAGWR, from the coding sequence ATGCATTATGATTTATATAATGAAGATATATTCCAAAGTGGTGGATTATTTCTTTTCATTTCTATCGTGATGATGGTGATTTTGGGAGGTATTTATTTTTTACCGTCCATTATCGCAATTATTAAAAAATCTGAGTATGTAGGTCTTATTTGTGTTATTAATTTATTCCTCGGTATTACATTTATTGGCTGGCTAACGGCTTTATACATGGCTTTAACAATGCCAAGTCGAGCGCTGCGTATCCCGCCGCCGCCGCCAGCACAGGGTGGCTATGGTTATTACGGCAGTGACCCTTCAAATGTCCCACCTGCAGGGTGGAGATAA
- the uvrA gene encoding excinuclease ABC subunit UvrA translates to MTFPENNAIRVRGARAHNLKNVDVTIPRDSLTIITGLSGSGKSSLAFDTIYAEGQRRYVESLSAYARQFLELMGKPDVDSIEGLSPAISIEQKTTSKNPRSTVGTITEIHDYMRLLWARSGTPYSPATGLPIEAQTVSQMVDRVMAMPDGTRLMLLAPVMKDRKGDGKRELAELSRKGFARVIIDGSLYDIADAPELNRKTRHTIEAVIDRVVVKEGLETRLADSFETALELGDGVAFTQDVKRAGEKGDAERTIFSARFACPVSGFTIAEIEPRLFSFNAPMGACPSCDGIGTETHFDAQLIIPDDSRSLDNGAVAPWQGNGAEWYAQTLAALARHTGDDMHTAWRDLKAETQDLILFGTKEPVAIPYRDGSSVHTVTKPFEGVLKTLQRRMAQTDSVHVRDELTRYQSEKPCRTCQGARLKPEALCVKISDLNIAQASDMPIRQALHWFSQVEGTLTPQKAEIARRILREITDRLHFLDDVGLDYLTLSRGSATLSGGESQRIRLASQIGSGLTGVLYVLDEPSIGLHQRDNERLLGTLERLKRLGNTVIVVEHDEDAIRAADYLIDMGPGAGTRGGNVIAYGTPTEVAQHPDSITGAYLSGRKAIPIPATRRTARETLTLHGAKGNNLKDLTVDIPLGTFIAVTGVSGGGKSTLVIDTLYKALSRTLMKSSVSPLPYDRLTGTEHLDKIIEIDQSPIGRTPRSNPATYTDLFTPIRDWFAELPEAKARGYKPGRFSFNVKGGRCEACQGDGVLKIEMHFLPDVFVTCDTCKGARYNRETLDVKFRGKSIADVLAMTVDDALPFFQAVPRIRDRLAILQQVGLGYVALGQQATTLSGGEAQRVKLSKELAKRATGRTLYILDEPTTGLHTEDVRKLLDVLHALVEQGNTVLVIEHNLEVIKTADWLIDIGPEGGDGGGQIVAQGTPEEISTCAESHTGRFLAPLLKNSPHNKPPKRAKKKG, encoded by the coding sequence GTGACTTTCCCTGAGAATAACGCCATCCGCGTCCGTGGAGCTCGCGCCCACAACCTCAAAAATGTTGACGTCACGATCCCTCGGGATTCTTTGACCATCATCACCGGCCTCTCAGGGTCAGGAAAATCGTCCCTTGCGTTTGATACCATTTATGCCGAGGGGCAACGCCGCTATGTCGAAAGCCTCTCTGCATATGCGCGCCAATTTCTGGAACTCATGGGCAAGCCGGATGTAGACTCCATAGAAGGGCTTTCGCCTGCAATTTCCATTGAACAGAAAACCACGTCAAAAAACCCGCGTTCGACCGTCGGTACCATTACAGAAATTCACGATTACATGCGCCTTCTTTGGGCGCGCTCTGGCACGCCTTACTCACCAGCGACAGGCCTACCGATTGAAGCTCAAACCGTAAGCCAAATGGTTGATCGCGTCATGGCCATGCCGGACGGCACGCGCCTTATGCTGCTAGCCCCTGTGATGAAAGACCGTAAAGGCGACGGCAAGCGTGAACTCGCAGAATTATCACGCAAAGGCTTTGCCCGGGTCATAATCGATGGCTCGCTGTATGACATCGCAGACGCGCCAGAGCTGAACCGCAAAACACGTCACACAATTGAAGCTGTAATTGACCGAGTAGTCGTTAAAGAAGGGCTTGAAACACGCCTCGCTGATAGCTTTGAGACGGCCCTTGAACTCGGGGACGGCGTCGCCTTCACGCAGGACGTTAAACGTGCGGGCGAAAAAGGCGATGCAGAACGCACCATTTTCTCAGCCCGGTTTGCCTGCCCTGTCTCCGGCTTCACCATCGCTGAAATCGAGCCGCGCCTTTTCTCGTTTAATGCCCCTATGGGGGCCTGCCCATCCTGCGATGGTATTGGCACCGAAACACACTTCGATGCCCAGCTCATTATCCCTGACGACAGCCGCAGCCTTGATAATGGTGCCGTCGCACCATGGCAGGGCAATGGAGCTGAATGGTACGCACAAACACTGGCAGCGCTTGCCCGACATACGGGCGACGACATGCACACAGCATGGCGGGATTTAAAAGCCGAGACACAAGACCTTATTCTCTTTGGTACGAAAGAGCCCGTCGCCATCCCTTATCGTGATGGAAGTTCGGTCCATACTGTTACCAAGCCCTTTGAAGGCGTTTTAAAAACCCTTCAACGCCGTATGGCACAGACAGATAGCGTCCATGTCCGCGATGAACTGACACGCTACCAGTCCGAGAAACCTTGCCGTACCTGCCAAGGCGCACGGCTGAAGCCTGAAGCACTTTGCGTCAAAATCAGCGACCTCAACATCGCCCAAGCATCAGATATGCCTATTCGGCAAGCTCTGCACTGGTTCTCTCAGGTCGAAGGGACACTGACCCCTCAAAAAGCTGAAATCGCGCGCCGTATTTTACGAGAAATCACAGACCGGCTACATTTCTTGGACGATGTCGGGCTTGATTACCTAACTCTATCGCGCGGTTCCGCGACGTTATCTGGTGGCGAAAGTCAACGTATTCGTCTTGCCTCTCAAATTGGTTCCGGCCTTACCGGTGTCCTTTACGTTTTGGACGAGCCCTCTATCGGGCTGCACCAGCGTGACAACGAACGCCTCCTTGGCACTTTGGAGCGCCTCAAGCGCCTCGGCAACACCGTCATCGTCGTTGAGCATGACGAGGACGCGATCCGCGCAGCAGACTACCTTATCGATATGGGACCCGGCGCGGGTACACGCGGCGGCAATGTCATTGCATACGGCACCCCAACAGAAGTCGCTCAACATCCAGACAGCATTACCGGTGCCTACCTCTCAGGCCGTAAAGCAATTCCCATACCCGCTACACGACGCACAGCGCGCGAAACCCTTACCTTGCATGGCGCGAAGGGCAACAACCTAAAAGACCTTACGGTTGATATACCTCTCGGCACTTTCATTGCTGTGACTGGTGTCTCGGGCGGTGGGAAATCTACCCTCGTTATTGATACACTTTACAAGGCTCTATCCCGGACGTTGATGAAATCCAGCGTCTCGCCTCTGCCCTATGATCGCCTGACAGGCACAGAGCACCTAGATAAAATTATCGAAATCGATCAATCCCCTATCGGTCGTACGCCACGGTCCAACCCCGCCACTTATACCGACCTCTTTACTCCCATCCGCGATTGGTTTGCGGAGTTACCCGAAGCAAAAGCACGCGGCTATAAACCGGGCCGCTTTTCCTTCAACGTCAAAGGCGGACGATGCGAAGCCTGCCAAGGCGACGGTGTTTTAAAGATTGAAATGCATTTCTTGCCGGATGTGTTCGTCACCTGTGACACCTGCAAAGGGGCACGCTATAACCGAGAGACTTTAGACGTTAAATTCCGCGGGAAATCCATCGCAGATGTTCTCGCCATGACTGTGGACGACGCGCTGCCCTTTTTCCAAGCTGTACCCCGCATCCGAGATCGTCTTGCCATTTTACAACAAGTCGGGCTGGGTTACGTCGCACTTGGGCAACAGGCGACGACGCTTTCCGGAGGCGAAGCACAGCGCGTTAAACTCTCAAAAGAACTGGCCAAACGGGCTACGGGCCGCACGCTTTACATCTTAGATGAACCAACAACCGGCCTTCACACTGAAGACGTACGCAAATTGCTGGACGTGCTTCATGCTCTCGTCGAGCAGGGAAACACCGTTCTTGTCATTGAGCACAACCTAGAAGTAATCAAAACAGCTGATTGGCTTATTGATATCGGGCCTGAAGGCGGTGATGGTGGCGGACAAATCGTCGCGCAAGGCACACCGGAAGAAATCTCGACTTGTGCTGAGAGCCACACCGGGCGTTTTCTTGCGCCACTCTTGAAAAATAGCCCGCACAACAAACCGCCAAAACGCGCAAAAAAGAAAGGGTAA
- the ssb gene encoding single-stranded DNA-binding protein, producing MAGSVNKVILVGNLGRDPEIRHTQSGSKIVNMTIATSDTWNDRQSGERKERTEWHRVVIFNEHLAGVAERFVKKGSKVYVEGELRTRKWTDQSGQERYTTEVTIDRFRGDLTLLDSRAAGGDSGGGYGGQGGGYGGGNSYGGGAPSGNGQNSGSRGGSSPSHGGASGPGGWDSSRDHDLDDEIPF from the coding sequence ATGGCTGGTAGCGTCAACAAGGTGATTTTGGTGGGGAATTTGGGGCGTGATCCTGAAATTCGCCACACACAATCAGGCTCGAAAATTGTGAACATGACGATTGCGACGTCCGATACATGGAATGATCGTCAGTCTGGGGAGCGCAAAGAGCGGACAGAATGGCACCGCGTGGTCATTTTTAATGAGCATTTGGCAGGCGTTGCAGAGCGCTTCGTAAAGAAGGGCAGTAAGGTCTATGTTGAGGGTGAACTCCGCACCCGGAAGTGGACGGATCAGTCTGGTCAAGAACGGTACACGACAGAAGTAACGATTGACCGTTTCCGTGGTGATTTAACGCTTCTTGATAGCCGTGCAGCAGGTGGTGATTCGGGCGGTGGTTATGGCGGTCAAGGCGGTGGCTACGGTGGTGGAAACAGCTACGGCGGCGGTGCGCCTTCAGGGAACGGGCAAAACAGCGGTTCCCGTGGCGGTTCGTCTCCGTCACATGGTGGTGCTTCTGGTCCGGGCGGCTGGGATTCATCGCGTGACCATGACCTAGATGATGAAATTCCATTCTGA
- the gyrA gene encoding DNA gyrase subunit A, whose protein sequence is MRSSYLAYAMSVIVSRALPDVRDGLKPVHRRILYAMRESGFTADKPYRKSARAVGDVMGKYHPHGDSSIYDAMVRMAQSWSMRVKLIDGQGNFGSVDGDSPAAMRYTEARLAKASSFLLDDIDRGTVDFQPNYDESEHEPGVLPAVFPNLLVNGASGIAVGMATNIPTHNPAEVIDATLAMIANPTIELDELMQVIPGPDFPTGGIIMGRSGIRKAFETGRGSVPVRARAEIEEIRKDRQAIIITEIPYQVNKATLQEKIADLVRAKEIEGISDIRDESDRSGMRVVIELKRDATPDVVLNQLYRFTQLQTSFSVNMLALDEGKPRTMGLKDVLEAFIRFREDVILRRARFDLDKVRDRGHLLVGLVLAVANIDEVIALIRSAPDAATARASLMAREWDASEVVPLLELIHDEGNVVVDGKVRLTEAQARGILELRLQRLTGLERDKIQGELNEVAVKIEDLLDIIGSHIRRMEVMREELLAARAEIATPRMSEISDALGDQSDESLIEPGQMVVTITRDGFIKRTPLEMFRSQNRGGRGRTAAGRRGDDVIVRSFNAHTHQWVLFFSSGGKAYRMKVWHLPEASPTAKGRALVNLLPELGSDAITAVLPLPQDEELWDDLHLVFATASGNVRRNRLSDFRNIRASGLIAMKLDEGDSLIGVATCREGQDVFLATRKARCIRFQITDDVLRVFAGRGSSGVRGIKLAEGDEVISLCVLNHVDASVEERASYLRMANAKRRAENAALADTAEDEVTSGDDEVVDVVGDLTPERFAELEAQEEVLLTVTDGGFGRRSSAYDYRVSGRGGLGITNMTFSATRRGKEVVGTLPTLPGTDVMLVTDTGRLIRLPVSQVRVMARQAAGVTLFRLNDDETVICVFPVVEDDGETGDVATVEGAETAPVALGGPDSPAAEASPEAGE, encoded by the coding sequence ATGCGCTCCTCCTATCTGGCTTATGCGATGTCGGTGATCGTCTCGCGTGCTTTGCCTGATGTTCGCGATGGCTTGAAGCCGGTTCATAGGCGTATTCTATACGCGATGCGTGAGAGCGGGTTTACGGCTGATAAGCCATACCGCAAGTCGGCGCGTGCAGTCGGTGACGTGATGGGTAAGTACCATCCGCACGGTGATAGCTCGATCTATGACGCCATGGTTCGTATGGCACAGTCATGGTCGATGCGTGTCAAACTGATTGATGGTCAGGGGAATTTTGGCTCGGTCGATGGCGATAGCCCTGCGGCCATGCGTTATACCGAAGCGCGTCTGGCCAAGGCTTCATCGTTCCTTTTAGACGATATCGACAGAGGCACGGTCGATTTCCAGCCGAACTACGATGAGAGCGAGCATGAGCCGGGGGTTCTACCCGCCGTGTTCCCGAATCTGTTGGTGAATGGCGCGTCTGGTATTGCCGTTGGTATGGCGACGAATATTCCGACCCATAACCCGGCGGAAGTTATCGATGCTACGTTAGCCATGATCGCTAATCCGACCATTGAGTTGGATGAGCTGATGCAGGTCATCCCTGGCCCGGATTTCCCGACAGGCGGGATCATCATGGGCCGCAGTGGTATCCGCAAGGCGTTTGAAACAGGCCGCGGTTCTGTCCCTGTACGTGCACGCGCTGAAATCGAAGAAATTCGTAAAGACCGTCAGGCCATTATTATCACCGAAATTCCGTATCAGGTGAATAAGGCGACGCTTCAGGAAAAGATCGCTGATCTTGTTCGCGCGAAAGAAATTGAGGGCATTTCGGATATTCGAGATGAATCCGATCGCTCCGGCATGCGCGTTGTTATCGAGCTGAAGCGTGATGCAACACCAGATGTGGTGTTGAACCAGCTTTATCGTTTTACGCAACTCCAGACATCTTTCAGCGTGAACATGTTGGCGCTGGATGAGGGCAAGCCGCGTACAATGGGTCTGAAGGATGTCTTGGAAGCGTTTATTCGCTTCCGTGAGGACGTCATTCTCCGTCGCGCACGCTTTGACCTCGACAAAGTGCGTGACCGTGGACATTTGCTCGTCGGTCTTGTGCTGGCTGTAGCGAATATCGACGAAGTTATTGCCTTAATCCGCAGCGCGCCGGATGCAGCAACCGCGCGCGCTTCTCTTATGGCGCGCGAGTGGGATGCGAGCGAGGTTGTTCCTCTGTTGGAATTGATCCATGACGAGGGTAACGTCGTTGTTGACGGCAAGGTGCGCTTAACAGAAGCGCAGGCTCGCGGCATTTTGGAGCTGCGCTTGCAGCGCCTTACAGGGCTTGAGCGTGACAAAATTCAGGGTGAACTGAATGAAGTCGCGGTCAAGATCGAAGATCTTCTAGATATCATCGGCAGCCATATCCGCCGTATGGAGGTAATGCGCGAAGAGCTTCTCGCTGCGCGCGCCGAGATTGCTACACCGCGCATGAGCGAGATTTCTGACGCGCTTGGCGATCAGTCAGACGAAAGCTTGATCGAGCCAGGTCAGATGGTCGTAACCATTACACGTGATGGTTTCATCAAGCGCACACCGTTGGAAATGTTCCGCTCCCAGAATCGCGGTGGCCGTGGCCGCACGGCTGCTGGTCGACGTGGCGATGATGTGATTGTACGCAGTTTTAATGCACACACGCATCAATGGGTCTTGTTCTTCTCTTCAGGTGGTAAAGCTTACCGCATGAAGGTTTGGCATTTGCCGGAAGCTTCACCGACGGCGAAGGGTCGCGCGCTGGTGAACCTACTGCCCGAACTGGGTAGCGATGCAATTACCGCGGTGCTACCGCTGCCGCAGGATGAAGAGTTGTGGGATGACCTGCACCTCGTCTTTGCAACGGCAAGCGGGAATGTGCGCCGTAATCGTCTGAGCGATTTCCGTAACATCCGGGCTTCAGGCTTGATCGCTATGAAGTTGGACGAGGGAGATTCTCTCATCGGTGTTGCGACATGCCGTGAAGGTCAGGATGTTTTCTTGGCGACGCGCAAAGCGCGTTGCATTCGTTTCCAAATTACAGATGACGTGTTGCGTGTTTTCGCAGGTCGCGGCAGCTCAGGCGTGCGCGGTATTAAACTTGCGGAAGGTGACGAGGTCATCTCGCTTTGTGTATTGAACCACGTTGATGCAAGCGTCGAAGAACGTGCGTCTTACCTGCGTATGGCGAATGCGAAGCGTCGTGCAGAAAATGCTGCCTTGGCCGATACAGCTGAAGACGAAGTGACGTCGGGCGATGACGAAGTTGTGGATGTCGTCGGTGATTTGACGCCAGAGCGTTTCGCAGAATTGGAAGCTCAGGAAGAAGTTCTCTTGACCGTGACGGATGGAGGCTTTGGCCGACGTTCATCAGCGTATGACTATCGTGTTTCGGGCCGTGGCGGCTTGGGTATTACGAATATGACCTTCTCTGCGACGCGTCGCGGTAAGGAAGTTGTAGGTACTCTGCCGACTTTGCCTGGCACGGACGTTATGCTCGTGACGGATACGGGGCGTTTGATCCGCCTGCCTGTTTCGCAGGTGCGTGTCATGGCGCGCCAAGCGGCAGGTGTTACACTGTTCCGTCTGAACGATGATGAAACCGTTATCTGTGTTTTCCCTGTTGTGGAAGATGATGGAGAAACAGGTGATGTCGCAACCGTAGAAGGTGCCGAAACTGCGCCAGTAGCGCTCGGTGGCCCCGACAGTCCTGCTGCGGAGGCATCACCGGAAGCTGGAGAGTAA
- the coaD gene encoding pantetheine-phosphate adenylyltransferase, whose amino-acid sequence MDIIARAASLFEKLVVGVGVNAGKKPLLSASERISLLRNEVSKLPVAERIEIVEFDTLLADAVHNIGAGVVVRGVRTAGDFDFECQVSGVTRRLAPGIEFVLLLSADEHRVTSSRIVKEIASYNGDISSFVSDDVARVVLSKNRGRAT is encoded by the coding sequence ATGGACATTATTGCGCGTGCGGCCAGCTTGTTTGAGAAGCTGGTCGTTGGCGTTGGTGTCAATGCGGGGAAAAAGCCTCTTTTGTCTGCTTCTGAGCGGATATCGCTTTTACGGAATGAAGTGTCCAAGCTCCCTGTGGCGGAGCGTATTGAAATTGTAGAATTCGATACGCTGCTCGCCGATGCTGTGCACAATATTGGCGCGGGAGTCGTTGTGCGGGGCGTACGCACGGCTGGAGACTTTGATTTTGAGTGTCAGGTTTCAGGGGTCACACGTCGTTTGGCGCCCGGAATTGAGTTTGTGCTTTTGCTTTCCGCAGATGAGCACCGTGTCACATCAAGTCGGATTGTGAAGGAAATAGCCTCTTATAATGGGGATATTTCGTCTTTCGTCAGCGATGATGTTGCGCGTGTGGTCTTGTCGAAAAACCGCGGAAGAGCGACTTAA